The DNA sequence CTGCGCCAGTACGATGGCCCTATCAAACTAATTGATACTGAAGAGGATGTTCCTGCAGCAATTGGGGAAATAAGCAAGTGCAATCTGCTGGGATTTGATACAGAAACCCGACCTGTTTTTCGTAAGGGTGTCTCATACCCACCATCACTTATCCAACTCGCAACTGAAGATTGCGTATATCTGCTTCACCTTAATCATATTTCCCTGTCAGAAAGAATTAAAGAACTTCTCTCCTCGGCTGATATAATTAAAACAGGCGTAGCTGTGATCAATGATGTAAAGGAACTACGTCAAGTTTCTCAATTTGAAGACAATGGTTTTGTGGACCTCGGTGATCTTGCCAGATCCCTTGAAATGCAAACAAATGGACTTCGCAACCTTGCTGCCAATTTACTTGATTTTCGGATTTCAAAAGGCGTCCAATGCTCAAACTGGGGACGCAAGGAACTTACTCCACAACAAATAATCTATGCTGCAACAGATGCATGGGTAAGTCGTGAAATCTACCTCAAGTTTCATGAGCTGGGTATTTTATAAATATCACTAGACTAAAAGCATTAACAAATAATCCGTTCATCTGGATAAACCGGACAAGGTGAAATATAATGAATACCAGAACTATTTTAAGCACTATCCTTATTCTTATCTTTACAGCCATGCCCGTAATGGCTCAAGAGGACTGCTCCTCCATATTTAAGACAGAACTTGAAAGTGTTCCAGGTATCAAAGCGGTTGTTCAAGATCAAAATGGCTTCTTGACCATATTAAATTCTGATAACAAAACAGATGTCATTAAGGCTGTCTCAGCAATTAAAAACCTGCGTAAATCCAATCAGGTAAAGCAATGCGACTTTTCAGGAGTTGCAGTTGTAATAATGGACAGTAATTTTGAACTTACCAAAAGTGCAACTTCAACCCTTAATAAAACCAAAATCAGCAAGCTGCTCTATAAGTATATTTACGCCCTAAGCCCTGTCGAAGTAGAAGAAAACCTTCATGGCTATGAAAAACTTTCTGAACTTTCTCCACAAAACAGATACTATGCTGAGCGTATTAAGCATTATACAAAACGAATTAATCTGATTAAGAGCAGAAATAATTTTATCACCAAATGCCTTAGCGAAATTCGCAAAAATAAAAATATTGCTGACCTTAAAATAAAAAAAGATTTCTATCTGTTCATAACGGAAACAGAAACACCGCTTGCCAGTGCTGAAAAATTCCTTAACAAAATGGCGAAATCAACACCTAAGCCGGATAAAGACCTCTGCATTATTTCCTACAGTAAAAATCTCGAAAAAAAGGAAACCAGTTGTCCAGCAGAGTACGAGAACGACCTTGCAAATAATGAGGAAGAACTCCTTATGCATCATGTTCAGTCCATTCCAAGCTATAAAATTCAAGAGAACATCAACGGCTATGCTGCGTTGAAAAAGCTGAATCCTAGCTCTACACTATACACTGGAAAGTATGAGGCATATAAAGCTAAACAAAAAATAT is a window from the Maridesulfovibrio zosterae DSM 11974 genome containing:
- a CDS encoding 3'-5' exonuclease, with translation MQLPEKYKRKFTKAEINELPLRQYDGPIKLIDTEEDVPAAIGEISKCNLLGFDTETRPVFRKGVSYPPSLIQLATEDCVYLLHLNHISLSERIKELLSSADIIKTGVAVINDVKELRQVSQFEDNGFVDLGDLARSLEMQTNGLRNLAANLLDFRISKGVQCSNWGRKELTPQQIIYAATDAWVSREIYLKFHELGIL